The window aaaacaatgaaaaacaaaGACTAAAAAGAGGTAAGGACATGCATCGAGCATTTTGACTAAATTGCTCACAACACGATATAGGTCCATTGTAGGATCAAAATCATTTGATTTATCTTAGTCCATATATACCAAAAATCATTACACCATGTCtgagaaatttttatattttataatatttataacatatatataagAGGTGAGGTTGTCATCACCAAAGTTGGTAATTTCGTACACCGATACTGTGACACTCAGGTTTTGAATCAGTATCGAGACTTGGTAAATCAAATGTGGATCGAgtattaaatgaaaaaaatataaacaaatacaaCATTATACGTAGCCTATACTGTCATGTACTTGGTGCTATGAGGCCAATATAGTATCGGTCCCGTTGGGTTTAACCGATGTTTtggttcggttcggttcggttcatCTACTCATATCGGTCCCGTTGGGTTTAACCGATGTTTtggttcggttcggttcggttcatCTACTCATATCGAAGACTTGTTCGGGTCACTTAGTACTTTAAACATATATAGGATATAAGATTGACCATTCAAATATTAGTTGAGATGGCTGAGTTGGTCTAAGACGTCAGATTAAGGTTCTGATCCGAAAGGGCATGGGTTCAAATTCCACTCTCATTTTATGTTTTATCTATCTACAATTACCGATGTCAACTTAGCCTTTTTTTTGAATTCCCACTTAATattgttgaaatttttttatttttttttagaacAATCTTCCAATAATAAATTAGATTTAAGTGGAAAGCAAATCTTCCTCTATCGCTACATAGAACTAGTTAGATTTATCTTTGAGTTAGTATCACTATGTTTCTCAATAAAACCTAGGAGACATAGTGATTTAATGAATAAGTGAATCATAATAGTGATATGATGAATAAGtgaatcataataaatatttataagttatacatattaataaaataatatttatttatttgactacAAAAAATGTTATGATCACGTAAAATAAACAGTCGATGCTCCTCAGACCCGTCCCCGTGCATATAATAGTCATTCGTATGGGACCAAACCTTATGCAATATCGAGTTCATTTTCACCTGACATTTGCTATACTTTGGACCTCGTTGCAGCTCGCCCAAAGTAACAATCTCACCTGACAACACCCACTCTCTAGCTGTTTCGACGAAGGTGCCGACCCTCGATAAGCAAGTCACCATTCAACCAAGAATCCGTATGATAGAAAGATAAAAGAGTTACTGTTCAACCAAGAACCCATATAATAGAAAGATAAAGATAAAGTTAGTCACCACTCAACCAAGAACCCACGTCCCATACATAGAATAATCTTCAATCTCGGGATGCTCCTCCGAAACCTTAATCGAGCCTTCCGCATTAGACACCTATCCAGCATCACTCTTACTACGTACATACTACTTCTAGTCCTAGACAAAGTAACCTGATCAACCTTCAATGGTTTCCCTACCTTGGAAGGTAGCGTACATAAGATACCTGCGATTAGGAGTTGTATAGGTAAGCCTGGAAATTGAATCCAGACTGAGTAGGCTTCCATCTTCTCTTTGAAGGGTTGGAAGACAATTTCTGAGACTGATATCTATCGCTTCCATCACGAGAGCTCGGAGCCATCCCACTTGTTTATAGGTTATAGAAAAGATGCTCGTAGAGATTGCACGAAATAATATAAAACAGTTTGTCATCTACAGTACATACAGAGCAGAAAATAAGTGAGGAGACGGCGGAGATAAAAGACacattcttaagaaataaataaatatatttcccCCACGCAATCGTACAACATCAACCCCTCATCTGTTCATAGGGATTGGAGGATAATTCCAAAGCATTAAAGTGTATAACATATTCCAAAACAACAAGTAATTGCAACTTTCGATCGACAGTATGAAAGTCCATTTGTCGAGCGTCGTCTATCCAGCAACACATTGGACGTCTGGGTCGACTCGAATGAATTGGGAGTCGTTGTCATTGATGCAAACAGATTTCACTGGAGTTGTCCCTCCAACCATGGAGAGCTTCACATTCTCCAGGTGGATGCCTTTACATGGAACGCTCTTGCTGCAGAGTATTTTGATGGGGTTCTCCGTGGTGGTCGTCCCAGAAAAATTCACAAACTGCACGTCGCTTATTGCCACCGCGGAGGTCTATTTTCCAGCGTTTTTCCCCAAGTCAAATGATCACTAATATGAGCTGATATAGTAAGATGGATAGCATTCATGTCAAATACTTACTTGGTTTTGGCAACTGTTACCATTACAGTAGAATTGGTCGATCATAATTGGCGTCTTAACCGAGTAGAGCCTCATATTCTCAAACACGATGCCTCTGACATATCCAGATCCTCCCTGCCATGTCTTGATTCTTGCGCCTGTGAGAGCATCTGTTACACTGGAATCGGATACACGAATGTTCTCAACTGATTGTTCCGCACCATCCCTTCCCAGACTGCCAATGCTGTGAAGAAACATCATGAGAAATCTAGCTAGCAGAATAGTAGAGGCTCTTCTTCTTGATGAGCATAGCAATGAAGTACCTGAAGCCATGGCCAGGGCCGCAACGGACGCGGTTGATGTTGATCTTTGAGCAGTCGGGGCCGATAGCTACGCAATCATCTCCTGCACTCATGGCAATTCAAGAATGCATCAGGACGATCGAGGAGTAGCGTGCAGCAGCACTAATCGACCTCAGAGAACAGCCAATACTGACCTGTTCCGATAATTGAGCCGGAGACGTCGACGTTCTGGCATCCGGAGAAGAACATCCCGTCTGTGTTGGGGCTGTCGCCCGGCGCTGTTATCTTGACCCAGCTAATCGTCACGCCGACGCATTTGAAGAAGGTCATATGCTTATCGGGGCCGTTCTTTATCGTTATTCCTTTCACATAAAGATCGTTGCAGTGATGGAAGGTTAAGGTCTGACCAAACACAATAACACGAGATCAGAATGGCTTCGTTCTAAGATCAACAGTGTTACGTAGGTCTCATCAGTGAGGTTGACACTTACGAAAGGCCGACGCGAAACTTGCTGTGGTTGACAGAGACAATAAAGCAAACAGTCAGTAGGTCAGACAAGATGCGAGGAAGGTGACAATAGAGTTTGGATCAACGTGTCCACCTTTTTGTTGAAGAGGTCCCACCAAAGTTGGCCTCTGCCATCGATCTGCCCGTAGCCGTGCACGATCAGACGGTTCACGTACGTGAAGGTCAACAAGCTTGCCTTATCGTTCGTCCACTTCGAATTTGGTGCCACAATGTCCCCTTGTAGCTGCAAAAACAAGCATTTCCTTTTGAGGAAGGAATTCACAGATAGTGTTTCCAAGCTCCACTATAGCATCTCTTAACAATTCACCCGAAAATCAATGCTGGATTTGCAGGGGCCCGACAGTGTTATTTCACCTATCAAGAACGTCTT of the Musa acuminata AAA Group cultivar baxijiao chromosome BXJ2-10, Cavendish_Baxijiao_AAA, whole genome shotgun sequence genome contains:
- the LOC135625817 gene encoding polygalacturonase-like, which encodes MVSTHAFLLVFVMAALAVLGLLLLSLSAAVGYKTLRPWAFVQAWAAACADTSSPVILVPSGKTFLIGEITLSGPCKSSIDFRLQGDIVAPNSKWTNDKASLLTFTYVNRLIVHGYGQIDGRGQLWWDLFNKKTLTFHHCNDLYVKGITIKNGPDKHMTFFKCVGVTISWVKITAPGDSPNTDGMFFSGCQNVDVSGSIIGTGDDCVAIGPDCSKININRVRCGPGHGFRYFIAMLIKKKSLYYSAS